A genomic stretch from Anser cygnoides isolate HZ-2024a breed goose chromosome 30, Taihu_goose_T2T_genome, whole genome shotgun sequence includes:
- the LOC136787655 gene encoding olfactory receptor 14C36-like, whose protein sequence is MANSSSVSEFLLLAFTDTRELQLLHFGLFLGIYLAALLGNGLILTAVACDHRLHTPMDFFLLNLALLDLGCISTTLPKAMANALWDTRVISYEGCAAQIFFIAFLLGAEYSLLTVMSYDRYVAICKPLHYRSLVGSRACAQMAAAAWGSGFLHAVLHTATTFSLPLCQGNVVDQFFCEIPQILKLSCSDAYLREHGALVCSVSLAFGCFVFIVFSYIQIFMAVLRMPSEQGQHKAFSMCLPHLAVVSLFLSTAMFAYLKPPSISSPSLDLVVAVLYSVVPPALNPLIYSMRNRELKHALWKLMTRCVSEAMNFHSTSGDD, encoded by the coding sequence atggccaacagcagctctgtgagcgagttcctcctgctggcattcacagacacgcgcgagctgcagctcctgcacttcgggctcttcctgggcatctacctggctgccctcctgggcaacggcctcatcctcaccgccgtagcctgcgaccaccgcctccacacccccatggacttcttcctcctcaacctcgccctcctcgacctgggctgcatctccaccactctgcccaaagccatggccaatgccctctgggacaccagggtcATCTCCTATGAAGGATGTGCTGCCCAAatctttttcattgctttcttgcttggagcagagtattcccttctcactgtcatgtcctacgaccgctacgttgccatctgcaagcccctgcactacaggagcctcgtgggcagcagagcttgtgcccagatggcagcagctgcctggggcagtggctttctccatgctgtcctgcacacggccactacattttccctgcccctctgccaaggcaatgttgtggaccagttcttctgtgaaatcccccagatcctcaagctctcctgctcagatgcctacctcagggaacaTGGGGCACTTGTGTGTAGTGTTTCTTTAgcttttggctgttttgttttcattgttttctcctATATTCAGATCTTcatggctgtgctgaggatgccctctgagcagggccagcacaaagccttttccatgtgcctccctcacttggctgtggtctccctctttctcagcactgccatgtttgcctacctgaagcccccctccatctcctctccgtccctggacctggtggtggcagttctgtactcagtggtgcctccagccttgaaccccctcatctacagcatgaggaaccgGGAGCTCAAGCATGCGTTGTGGAAATTGATGACTAGATGTGTTTCGGAAGCAATGAATTTCCATTCTACCTCTGGAGATGACTAA